A single window of Rhodamnia argentea isolate NSW1041297 chromosome 5, ASM2092103v1, whole genome shotgun sequence DNA harbors:
- the LOC115754943 gene encoding peroxidase 11-like yields MAAPIRPRIPATQFLAAIAFVSAILRSGASDPPLTLDHYASSCPTVFENIRKEMEREVLSDPRSAALVVRLHFHDCFVQGCDGSVLLDDTVMLQGEKTASPNINSLKGFEIIDRIKSKIESDCPRIVSCADILTIAARDAVILVGGPYWDVPVGRKDSRSASYELANTNIPTPNQGLISVISKFLYLGLSITDTVALSGAHTIGMARCENFRARIYGDYELTSGGSPLSEVHLSKLKSACPAAGGGEDNIEPLDYATPYTFDNSYYHLLLNGEGLLNSDQELYSSILAIQTKKLVEQYAFDTGAFFRQFSDSMVKMGNLTNPDSFLQGEVRKNCRLINA; encoded by the exons CCCCGCGACTCAGTTCTTGGCCGCGATCGCCTTCGTTTCTGCTATACTACGTTCCGGCGCAAGTGACCCTCCGCTGACACTTGATCACTATGCATCCTCATGCCCGACAGTATTTGAAAACATCCGCAAAGAAATGGAACGCGAGGTGCTCTCGGATCCGCGCAGCGCTGCTTTAGTAGTCCGCCTACACTTTCATGACTGCTTCGTTCAG GGATGCGACGGCTCGGTTCTGTTGGACGATACAGTCATGCTACAAGGGGAGAAGACGGCTTCCCCAAATATAAACTCTCTAAAAGGTTTCGAAATCATCGATAGGATCAAGAGCAAGATTGAATCCGACTGCCCCAGAATTGTCTCATGCGCTGATATATTGACCATTGCTGCTAGAGATGCTGTCATTCTG GTCGGCGGACCATATTGGGATGTTCCGGTGGGGAGGAAGGACTCGAGAAGTGCAAGCTACGAGCTTGCAAACACCAACATACCTACGCCGAATCAAGGTCTCATTTCCGTCATTTCCAAGTTCCTTTACCTCGGCCTCTCTATCACCGACACCGTTGCGCTTTCCG GAGCTCACACAATCGGCATGGCACGCTGCGAGAACTTCCGTGCGAGAATATATGGGGACTACGAATTGACATCAGGCGGCAGTCCATTATCTGAGGTGCACCTCAGCAAATTAAAGTCCGCATGCCCGGCTGCCGGAGGGGGAGAGGACAACATCGAGCCGTTGGACTATGCAACGCCCTACACATTCGACAACTCCTACTACCATTTGCTCCTGAACGGAGAGGGATTGCTGAACTCTGACCAGGAACTGTATTCCAGTATATTGGCCATTCAGACCAAGAAGCTTGTGGAACAGTATGCTTTTGACACGGGGGCTTTCTTTCGGCAGTTCTCCGATTCCATGGTAAAGATGGGAAACCTCACGAATCCGGATAGCTTTCTCCAAGGAGAAGTGAGGAAGAATTGCAGACTCATCAATGCATGA